In Gossypium arboreum isolate Shixiya-1 chromosome 3, ASM2569848v2, whole genome shotgun sequence, the sequence tatatagatTGGCATAATGGCAAGTTTGAAACGTGATTTGCTTTGCTGGTTTTGCCTTTTCCCAAAAGGAGATACATTGCCAACCATGACCCAACTCTTTGCTGCTTTATTATattgaaatatatttaattataggACACCAATCAATAGGCTTCCCTTCCAACAAAATTACAGGTGGCAACAACCCATTTGCCAGGTTCTTGGCCTCTCTTATTATCTAATTGGAGAAATTATTTACCATGGAATCTGATGCCCTTTGAGTGGTATTAGGatttttttagtttctttttatCTGTTTTCTTtgtgacaattttttttttcttttttttgctttaaaaaacataaaataatcagTTAATTTCTCAAATTGATAGGCCCAAAACAATTTTAACCTCGAATTATAGCACAAACTTGGAAAAATTAACTTTTGTACTGATAATGTTATTGTATTTTCCTAAAATTTGGaggaatttttatataatatttaattggAGGGAAATtagatgtatgtatgtatgtagaaACTTTACCTTGTTGCTTTCTTCTCCAACATACCTAGTAAAAGCAACCCAATCAATACAAATCATTATCTAACATTACATGGGTAAATTAATTAATAGTGCTTAGGGTTGAGCAAAGTttagttttctttctttctttctttcttttttaacttataaattaaaagtgaATGAAAGAGATTCCATTATTCTAAAGCTTAGGTCTGTGAGAATTGTAAGTCCCAATGCCAACTAATAATGACATGAGAGAAAGAGATAAAGGGGTAGTCCATCTAACTATAATATAAGGTAGTAAAATATTTGCCCACacacatttttataaaatattgtcGTAAATGTTGATCATTGTTTATTAACCATTCCTAATGCCatattttgatttaaaatatcatcaaattGGCAAGAAGGCTTGGCCTCCATTGCAACTAACACATCCACTTACCTATATTTCTGATATTGCACTTACCCTATGTATATTTATCGTTTTCACACAGTTGCCAGTTGCTACAATAAGAACAACGTCCTTGTACTTGGACCCGTTTGCCTTCATTGTCATGTCGATTTCGTCGATTGAGACCACCTTTTCCACGACCATTAAATACGTGATTCATCAAATTTCACTATGTCAATTGCCAAATTATGTAATCTATTAACTAGCATTTGTCTTCTCCATTTTACAAAGAAAAACACAGCGGAAAGATGGATAAGATAGTGAAGTTATCAAAATAGCGAAAGATgttaatgaaaatgaaattttcaataattattaTGTCCATTGCATTGCAGGACCCCCCAATCTGGGTATCTAAATTTGAGATTTGTTCAAACAAAACTCCATTAAAGATATTGAAGCTCTCCTcccaaaatatttttataatctaAAGTATAATAACAATAGGAGAAAAGAAAATCTTCTAATGAGAGTTGGCAGTGTCAGTTGGTTGCTCAAATGGGTATAATTATAACTAAAATTTTACTAAGTAAATTAAAGCTTTGGGTTTGAAGGAAGCCAGTGGCGGTGGTTAATGATCAAAGAGCTCTCTTTTTTATGCAAGCGTGGGTTATAAATGCAGGACCTTTGCCTTTCCTCTTCTCTCTTCTTCAAAGCAGACGAATACCCATTCTCTTTTTTGTTCTCACTCTAAATCTAAACTCTGAAGTAATAAAAGTCTCTCCTTTATTACTTTTTCTTCACTGCTTCTTTTTTGACTGTTTTGTAGCAGAGTTGCTCTGTTGCTGAGCAAAAAGAACagctcaaaatcattaaaaaaaaaaaaactaatcttTGTGTGCCTCGGAGTGTTTAAAAAAAAGGGCCTTGAATGAGAGAGCAGAGAGAGTACAAAAAAGTAAGCACAGAATCTGGAAATGGGTATCTTTCTCTCCCCACTTTTATATGAGTTCCCTCTACCTCTCTCTTTCTGGGTTTTCTCTGCTACAACTCTTGACTAGGGTTTTGAATGAGTGACTTTATTTATAGTACTGAAAtcattgttctttttttttttctggttCAATTGATTGCTTCTAGTAGACTTTTAATATCTTTCCTACAGCTCTTCTTTGAACTTCCTTTTTTCCCTGTTATGTTCTGTCTTTTTTTTTGGTCTTGAagaaagccttttttttttttgtgcaaaATTTAGGTACTCCCAAATTCCAGTTTCCAGTTGTTGCTTTGGAAATTGTCTGTTCCACCTAGTGGGGATCTTTGCTACATAATTTCACTTCTGGTGTTGGGGGATTCATTAAATGAAGTGGGGTTTTCCTTGATAATTGTTCTGAGCAGTTTCTATGGCTTTCTTTTGGGGTGGGTGAATTTCAGCCTTTTAGGATTATAACTTGTTTATATTGTAGTTTTCAGTCTCCTTGTGGACTTAGCTTGAAGCTTGTTGTTAAAGTTAATGTGGACTCAATATATTGTCAAACGATTAAATCACTTTCCCATGTGATTTGTTTTCTACCTGTCTCTTTTATGGTCTATTTAGGCAATGGTCAATTCTTAAGGTTTAGTTTCTTTTTATCAGCCTAACTTGGAACTGTTGTTGGCTAGGTGTTAAAACATACTTGTGGAGAAAGGCATAGGCTGAGTTTTCCTCTACTACTCTTGTTGAAAGAGAGATGGATATAGGTGAGAAGGATAAATATGAGCTTGGAAAGAGGGATGAGCATAACAACATAAACTACCAGGCACCTGTTTTGTCAACAGATTGGCAGTTTGGTGGTGCCAATCTCACCAGTGCTGGTATGAGTTTAGTTCCTACCACTAATCCATTGGCTATTGGTTCTTCTTGTGCCTCCGCTTCATTGGTAGACTCATTTGGTTCTAGTCTTTGGGAGCACCCATCTAATTCACAAAACATGGGATTTTGTGACATTAGTGTACAAAACGGTGCAAGCTCTTCAAATGCAATGGAAATTGGAAAAGGTCTTCCTAACTCTTTGAGAACTAGTATTGATAGACCATTTGATATGGGTTGGAATGCCGCAAGTGCGATGTTGAAAGGCGGTATTTTTTTACCAAATACAACTGGGATTCTAGCACAGACTCTATCTCAGTTGCCAGCTGATTCAGCTTTCATTGAGCGTGCTGCCAGGTTCTCTAGCTTTAATGGGGGGAATTTTTGTGATATGGTGAACTCTTTTGGTGTTCCTGAGCCTATGGGTCTGTATGCAAGGGGTGTGGGGTTGATGCAAGGACCTGATGATATTTTTGCAGTCAATGGGATGAAATCCGTATCTGTTATGGAATCTCAGAAAAGTAAGTTGGATGCCACTGAAGCTACTAGGGATGCTGGTTTGCGAGTTGAAAATAGGGCTAAAACAAGCCCGCTTGAGAATGAAAGGAAAAGTGAAAGTCTTATGCAGCCTAACGAAGAAGTAAAACAAGGAACTGGTGGTTCTGGTAATGAATCCGATGAGGCTGAGATTAGCAGTCGTGATGGGGGCCAAGATGAACTGTCTACGTTGGATGGTACAGGTGGTGAACCTTCAGCTAAGGGTCTTAGctcgaagaaaagaaaaaagagtatACAGGTAAAAATGTTATCAAATTGTTTCCTTGATCCATTGTAAATTTTTGTTTATAGTCAAAGTCTTGATTGCCAAGTTTATGGGCAGGATGCCGAGATTGATCGAGCTAAGGGAGGCCAAACATCTACTAAGACTGCAAAGGATAGTCCTGAAAATCAACAGAAGCAATCTATGATGATCAATAAGACTACAGGGAAGCAAGGGTCTCCAGCTTCTCGTCCACCAAAAGAAGAATACATCCATGTGAGAGCCCGAAGGGGCCAGGCAACAAACAGCCATAGTCTTGCAGAAAGGGTAAATTTTGTATGGAATACTCTTTGAAAATTAGCAATATTTAGATCGTCCTTCTTGTTTAGTTTAGAGTTCATTGGCTAATACCTCAGGTAAGAAGAGAAAAGATCAGTGAAAGGATGAAGTTTCTTCAGGACCTTGTACCTGGTTGCAGCAAGGTGTGATATCTTGGACCCTATAGCGTAGGGAGTAGAATCAAATCAACTCCTCAGCAATATTCACAACAGATATTGTAGTTTATATTGTAAGAGTTAATTGGTTCTTGCAGGTCACAGGCAAGGCAGTGATGCTAGATGAAATCATTAACTATGTGCAGTCACTTCAGCGGCAGGTTGAGGTATTGGAGAAGAATTTACGACTTCCATTTTTGTCCCCTAGTAATCTAGTGTAATTGGTAATGATGGAATTGTAGACACTTCAGTTTATTAAAACAATTTTATCAATATGCAAATGAAAAAGAAAGTAATTTTGTTATAGATTGATATAAATATTGTTACAACTTCAGGGCTTATTTGGTAGTATAATCATGACCACCTTGCATCCGATAATTGATGGATGGATTCACAGTTTGAATATCTATAGTCATCTATGAAATTTTCATACTATAAATTTCACTCATTTTGCATGTACCCTTTAGAATTTCTAATGAGTGttatttcattttcttcctttttgcaGTTTCTGTCAATGAAACTTGCGACAGTTAACCCGAGGCTGGATTTTAGTATAGAAGCGCTTCTTGCAAAAGATGTAAGTTGATGAGGCATAAGTTTAACAATCCCTCATGTCTACATGTGCTGCATCTCATCTGTCTTCATTGATTACAGATTATTCAATCGCGAGCTGGCCCTTCTTCGACTCTGGGATTTTCTCCGGATTTATCTATGGGTTATCCTCCATTGCATCCGTCTCAACCTGGACTTGTTCAAGCTCCTCTTCCTGTTATAGGGAATAGTTCTGATGTTATTCATAGAGCTCTTAGTTCTCAGTTGACATCGATGACTGGAGGATTGAAGGAGCCCAATCAGGTTTTCCTTCATTTTTTGTAGGtcttttaacatctttttgaagggTTGCCAATGTGAAAAAATTTATCTGCTTAACATCATGAGTTTGTGAGTTTTACAAATTTAACTTTCTATATTTGGTTCTAGCACTCGAATGCATGGGAGGATGAGCTCCACAATGTTGTTCAAATGAACTATGGAACCAGTGCTCCTTCTGATAGCCTAGATGTAAATGGTATTACTCCCGTTCTATTAATGTCCTATCTCGTAGGCCAAATGTCCTCGGATCTGATTGAAATTGATCTAATGCTTTTGCAGGGCCACGACCATCCAGTAATAGGAAAGTAGAACTTTGATCCTTAAGTGTCTATCACTCTATGCCAGGCAATTCATTATAGCTTCACTACTTACTATATATATGCCAAGCATTCATGAAGGTAGCCAAGGGAATGCGAACCACTCTGTTGAAGGTTAAGTATAAACATTTGCTGTCACCATCTTCCTTCTGTGCTCGTATGGTGAGACGGAATTTCGTTTTCTCACTTGTTTAACCAATAGATGTATAGAGGGAAATGGAAGTCCTTTGATTTTGGGAATGTATTGGTGTCCTAATCAGGGGGTAAGGTGGATTAGAATGTATAGATTGATTATGGGAAGCTTTTTGTGATATAGGAGTTTTATGCTTTTATCTAGTAGTATTAGATGATCTCCTGTAATTTACAGATGGCTATGAGAAGTAATTTGTTCAGCTCATAGATGCAATTTATGCATTTATTTATTAAGGATATAACGTCCGAATATGCATCGAAAAAAGGAAAAAGTTAGGAAGGGAACAAAGAtggagaattaaaattgctattCCTTACCAAGACCAAATTAAACACTGGAATTTATCAGAAGATTGATTCCTTTAGGTCCATAGAAATCTGTAATATGTTTAAGAGGAATAGAATAGTACAGGAGGGCAGGGGACAAGAAATCATGGAAAGATGTCCTAATAAACAATGGGGGTGAGTGTCTTATCCTTTTCCTGTCTTGTCCTCTTTTATATTTAACATTGAACCTGATCCTCCCAAGATATGAGATGCAAATCTATTCTATGCTTCATTTGTttagataataatagtaataaattaTATTCCAGTGGAATAATATGTCTGACAGTCAAGCCAAACAGCATATAATATAATAGTCAAGTCATGAACTGTATTCTAGCCATTTGGAGCAAGGCCATGGATGAAGCAAACATCTGGGAAATGCATATTtggttttcatttttcttataatGGAGTAGTGGGAAGCAGGGTTCTCAATCAGTCTCACCTTACTAGAATTTTGAACCATAAAAATTTGACTAAATTTATTTAAACTTGATTGGATAGAAATTTGAATAAAGTTTGCATGTTTTCTTTCACTGTAACAAGGGTGTATTATTTTTAGTTGCACAACGTTAATGCTGatattaaacataaaatattGTCTATTTTTATCCATTGAATCTCATAGTTTTGTTCATAAAAGATATAATTGTAAACACTTACATTCCTAGAACAACTCTAATGCACAACTAATATAGAATTCATGATTTCTCACTAAGACCTTAACCTATGATAGTCCTTTCAAAGTCAATAATGCTTCCTACAAGATAGAATTGCCCACAAAGTCAATAATGCTTCCTATTAGTGGATGAAAGTGCCCTTAAAATCTTTTATATCTTGGACCCTTCATAGGCAAACGATAACCAATCAACCAAACCAATTATTAGCACCAAATCGCCACTGGAATGTGGAGGCAAGCAGATAGAGTCACCATGATGCTTAAAAAGTAACTGATGAGATGAGAGATTAGGTAGGGGAGAGAGCATGACTTGAAAAGCTTCGAAGTAAAAAATCCAAGAATTCCTTGCAACCAAATCAATAAAAACGTAGACCTAATTATAAGGAGGGTGTTATGACCTAACCTTGCAGGGCCATAACAAGGGATCAATCATGAATAAATCAACTTGAAAAACTTCCTTATAAAATTacatcttaattaaattaaaattaagtctacttcaaattatttaaattaaaaatgatacataacataaaagcatttaaacttgaaatgtgaaatatcaAATAATTTAACCAAAATTTAACATCATTAAAAAATGTAacattaacttatatatatattctgtATTTGTCCTACAATTCATATTCAGAATTTCGTTTCTCATTAATTTTATCTtacaatcaaaattaaaaataataataataataacacagtGAAGACCACCTTTTATAACGAAACAAAAACTAATGCCCTACCCGCCAACTAACCTTTAAAAAAGGTtatgaaattaattttattttctaactttataaaaatttattttaatttttatttaattttttattttttaactctTAAATTTATATTGTTTGTCAAATCCCCAAAATGGATTTAATAATTAACTTTTATTAACTTTGCTAACGTGAccttagcaattaattattttttatattcaaaattttttaaaatcattttaaaaattaaaagttattaaaattattaaagaagtataacaataataaaaaatattttatttttaaaaattaattatttgttaACTTGGCATACACGTGGCAATCCACATGTATATCAtatcaacaaatttaacaaacgTGAACTTTTTCATCCATTTTAGAGTGATTGGACAAACAATGCAAGTATAAGgtataaaagagaaaaaaaattaaataaaagagaaattattttttcttGTAAAGTTGGGGGGCCAATAGAATGATTATGCCAAAAAAAAATGTCTTTCAAACTCCAACCACTACTGTTGGTTACTAAAATTCTGCACTCAAATTCGCATCCAAACCAAAGAAAATCCATTTCCCAGTTGTTTGGGTTTGGATTGTATGTGTTTTGTGGGGGTTGCCCTTTAATGGATATGTAATCTAAAGTAGAGTGTGTTTGGAAAAAAtgcaatgaaaaagaaaatgaagagttcCATGTAAAGGGAGAAGAGAAAAAATGTTTTTGATCCTTTTGTTGCGAAATGACCATCCCTGCTAACTGCGAACTGTGAGCTCACCAAATGTGAAAGCTCACCAAAAGATGCGAGCTCACTTGCTAACTGCGAACTACGAGCTCACCAAATGTGCAAGCTCACCAAGACTGTGAGCTCACCTACAAACTACGAACTGCAAGCTCACCAGGACAGCTCACCAACATTACGAGCTCACCAAGCATGAGAGCTCACCTGCGAGCTCTTCACTCTACAAGTTGTCAACTTGCACTGAAACTgtgataaattttgattaaacATTTTGGCAGGATGTAacaacccctaacccgtatccatagcTGGAATAgtgttacggagcattatcggagtttacagATCAATTACAGTTAATTTATGTCGTTTACTATTCCAAAAATCAATCACATTCAATCATAATGTCCCATATATAGGTCCTCGAcgcccaaaatacatattagaattGAGTCAGGACTAAACCGGGATCACAGAAAATTTTTCgcgaaatctcaaaatttttcttagctgcaggggacacacgcctatgtcccaagccgtgtgggcattcgatgtaaggcacacggtcgtgttccagcccgtgtccttacccgtgtaactctttgacttcggtcacacggccagccacacgcccatgtgttag encodes:
- the LOC108483932 gene encoding transcription factor bHLH49-like isoform X2 codes for the protein MDIGEKDKYELGKRDEHNNINYQAPVLSTDWQFGGANLTSAGMSLVPTTNPLAIGSSCASASLVDSFGSSLWEHPSNSQNMGFCDISVQNGASSSNAMEIGKGLPNSLRTSIDRPFDMGWNAASAMLKGGIFLPNTTGILAQTLSQLPADSAFIERAARFSSFNGGNFCDMVNSFGVPEPMGLYARGVGLMQGPDDIFAVNGMKSVSVMESQKSKLDATEATRDAGLRVENRAKTSPLENERKSESLMQPNEEVKQGTGGSGNESDEAEISSRDGGQDELSTLDGTGGEPSAKGLSSKKRKKSIQDAEIDRAKGGQTSTKTAKDSPENQQKQSMMINKTTGKQGSPASRPPKEEYIHVRARRGQATNSHSLAERVRREKISERMKFLQDLVPGCSKVTGKAVMLDEIINYVQSLQRQVEFLSMKLATVNPRLDFSIEALLAKDIIQSRAGPSSTLGFSPDLSMGYPPLHPSQPGLVQAPLPVIGNSSDVIHRALSSQLTSMTGGLKEPNQHSNAWEDELHNVVQMNYGTSAPSDSLDVNGPRPSSNRKVEL
- the LOC108483932 gene encoding transcription factor bHLH49-like isoform X4; the protein is MDIGEKDKYELGKRDEHNNINYQAPVLSTDWQFGGANLTSAGMSLVPTTNPLAIGSSCASASLVDSFGSSLWEHPSNSQNMGFCDISVQNGASSSNAMEIGKGLPNSLRTSIDRPFDMGWNAASAMLKGGIFLPNTTGILAQTLSQLPADSAFIERAARFSSFNGGNFCDMVNSFGVPEPMGLYARGVGLMQGPDDIFAVNGMKSVSVMESQKSKLDATEATRDAGLRVENRAKTSPLENERKSESLMQPNEEVKQGTGGSGNESDEAEISSRDGGQDELSTLDGTGGEPSAKGLSSKKRKKSIQDAEIDRAKGGQTSTKTAKDSPENQQKQSMMINKTTGKQGSPASRPPKEEYIHVRARRGQATNSHSLAERVRREKISERMKFLQDLVPGCSKVTGKAVMLDEIINYVQSLQRQVEFLSMKLATVNPRLDFSIEALLAKDIIQSRAGPSSTLGFSPDLSMGYPPLHPSQPGLVQAPLPVIGNSSDVIHRALSSQLTSMTGGLKEPNQVFLHFFTRMHGRMSSTMLFK
- the LOC108483932 gene encoding transcription factor bHLH49-like isoform X1, which produces MDIGEKDKYELGKRDEHNNINYQAPVLSTDWQFGGANLTSAGMSLVPTTNPLAIGSSCASASLVDSFGSSLWEHPSNSQNMGFCDISVQNGASSSNAMEIGKGLPNSLRTSIDRPFDMGWNAASAMLKGGIFLPNTTGILAQTLSQLPADSAFIERAARFSSFNGGNFCDMVNSFGVPEPMGLYARGVGLMQGPDDIFAVNGMKSVSVMESQKSKLDATEATRDAGLRVENRAKTSPLENERKSESLMQPNEEVKQGTGGSGNESDEAEISSRDGGQDELSTLDGTGGEPSAKGLSSKKRKKSIQDAEIDRAKGGQTSTKTAKDSPENQQKQSMMINKTTGKQGSPASRPPKEEYIHVRARRGQATNSHSLAERVNFVRREKISERMKFLQDLVPGCSKVTGKAVMLDEIINYVQSLQRQVEFLSMKLATVNPRLDFSIEALLAKDIIQSRAGPSSTLGFSPDLSMGYPPLHPSQPGLVQAPLPVIGNSSDVIHRALSSQLTSMTGGLKEPNQHSNAWEDELHNVVQMNYGTSAPSDSLDVNGPRPSSNRKVEL
- the LOC108483932 gene encoding transcription factor bHLH49-like isoform X3 — its product is MDIGEKDKYELGKRDEHNNINYQAPVLSTDWQFGGANLTSAGMSLVPTTNPLAIGSSCASASLVDSFGSSLWEHPSNSQNMGFCDISVQNGASSSNAMEIGKGLPNSLRTSIDRPFDMGWNAASAMLKGGIFLPNTTGILAQTLSQLPADSAFIERAARFSSFNGGNFCDMVNSFGVPEPMGLYARGVGLMQGPDDIFAVNGMKSVSVMESQKSKLDATEATRDAGLRVENRAKTSPLENERKSESLMQPNEEVKQGTGGSGNESDEAEISSRDGGQDELSTLDGTGGEPSAKGLSSKKRKKSIQDAEIDRAKGGQTSTKTAKDSPENQQKQSMMINKTTGKQGSPASRPPKEEYIHVRARRGQATNSHSLAERVNFVRREKISERMKFLQDLVPGCSKVTGKAVMLDEIINYVQSLQRQVEFLSMKLATVNPRLDFSIEALLAKDIIQSRAGPSSTLGFSPDLSMGYPPLHPSQPGLVQAPLPVIGNSSDVIHRALSSQLTSMTGGLKEPNQVFLHFFTRMHGRMSSTMLFK